The nucleotide window CCTGCACAGAGCTCTGGACCCTCACAGGGAGTAGCAGGGACTTGATATCTGCTAATTCCTTGCAAATCCTCAGAGGAGAGGTGCCAGAGAGGATCGTGAGATGTGCTGCAGCCAGAATCCGACCTGCCATAATAATTTGTTCAGCTCTAATCCCTTCCCTCCGGGGCTCACAAGTATTAATGATGACACACGACACTCCTGAGAAATGGGCAAATATTATTATGCTCTTCCCAGCCTCCCCCAGTTCATTCACTCTCTGCAAAGTGGAGAAACTGCAGCATCAAGAAACACATAAAGAGAATGTCTGTTTAAGCACTGATCTCAGATACAtgcaagaaaatgtttgtgtcACTTAGTCTCAGTCCTGCAAAGTGAACTTCCCTCTGGGGGAATGTGAAAAAGCCACTTCAGCTGGTGGCAAGCACCTGGATTTATCCTGCTACGCCTGGCTTCCCCGTCCTGATACAATTATAGCAGCTTTATCAGGACAGTCAGGAGTAAGTAGGCAGGAAGGCTTTATCAGTCGTACAAATAGAAAACCAAGGAGGCAGCCCTGAAATcctcagcacaggcagggatGCAGCCTCCCAGGAGGGGGAGGACCGGTCCCTGTCCGCGGGCAGTGGGACTTTGCCGAGGGCCCCGCAGGACGCAGACAAATTGTATTCAGTCAAGAAACGGCAtggcagggaaagcagagcGTCTGCAAGACATACGGCAgcctggagctgcagctggctgcctgccaCACGTCTCTCTTTAGGAAGGAAGAAGACCTTGAGAAACAAAAGATTATGCAATGCATAGCGGAGTAACCTGTGCCTGACCTCCGCCACCAAAATCACGCCTAACCCCCTCCGTTTCCCAAACCTCCTGGATTTCCAAGGGGATCGCCCCTGCTCCCACCGCATAGCTGCAGAAAAGCTGGTTGGATTCCTCCAGCAGCAAACGTCCTCCAGCAGCAAGCTGGAAGAAACCATTGCAAGGAGGCAGGAGAAAACCCTGCCCCCTCCACCGGGCAGCGATGCGTGCAGGTGCCCCCTCGGTCTCCAACCGAAAATCCAAGCAGATTTGACACGCACATAGCAACAGCGGGTCTTCAGTCAGAGCCAGCAATCATTTACTGCAATTGCATCACAACAGAAGCCGTCCCTTAAGTTTTATTGCTGGGCAGTTTTTTATAACCCCGTGCTCAAAGCATGCTCAATGTAACAGGGTTATTTAAGCGCAAGCAATGCCGTGCCGCTGCAAGGCTACCATGTCGCCTTCTCCCCCTGCAACCCCATCTAACGCCTCTCAAATCCCTTCCCACCATCAGCTTCAAAAAACCACATCTTTTGGCCATTTTGCTCCCCGTGCAGAGCACCTTCCTCCCCTCTGTTTCAGCGCATGCCCTACATCACAGCTTGTGCTCCGAGTCCTCCgcacaaagagagagagaccGAAGAGGATGCTCACCTCATTTATTGACAAGGATTGTCAGGAGTCGAGATTGCAAATGAAAGGCTTAAATCTTGCAGGAGGCAaagggggagaggcagagatgCCCGAGGCGGCGGGAGCCTGTGCAGGATGCAGGGTGCCAGCGCTGGCAGGCTGCTCAGCTTTTCAGCTCCTCCGATTACATTTTTCCGCCTGTCTGGTGGGAAGGATGGAGCAATGCCTTCAGCTCAGCTCATCTGCTTTAGACCGAAATCTCTCCTTCCATCTTCTCCCCATGAGCAGCTTCATAACTGAGCtcgggggtttgggggtgctatTTGTCCTTGTAGTCTATAGCCATAGAAAGCCCCTTAAATCCCTCCTAAAGAGGAGGGCTCTCGACGTGACAGACAAGGAGACTTGCCAGTCAAAGCAAGACCCAGCGCAGCCCCGCAGCCCGCCCATGGGGAGcctgccaggggctgggggagccggAGGACTCGCCCTGGTTTTTTGCCCCTTCCAGTGGGATGAGCTACCGAAttccttttttaccttttaCCGTTTTCTCACCATTCTGGTATTTGTGGCTTCCCGGAGGCCACGAGCGTGTCAGCGCCATGAGCGTGTTGGAGCTCAGCACGGGTGACCATGCACCGAAAGCGTGAACTCGTAGCCCCCAGGGACCGGGACAGGAGGACAAATACAAAATGGCGAATGTCTCTTGGGTTTATTTTCACAGCCGTGGGTTTCAGAGGGCTGGAGTCACATCCCCTCACCCTGCCGGACTGGCGGTACTGACTTTTGGTGGGAACACACCAAACCAGtgcagaaaaaaccccagcgCTGGTGCCTGCCCTTGGCGATACAGCTGGGCTTGCCTCCAGCAAAGCGATCTGAAGGATCTTTTCGATGATCAGAGTAGACGGCGAGGATGACTGAGATCCTGTGGGTTACTGGTGACTCACCCTCTGACCCCCCTAGCCAGTggtcctgctcttcctcctgcaccTCATTTCCCTGCTCTATAAAATGCAGATAATCACATTCACCTACTCAGGAACGGGCAGAGGCTGAACCTTTCTGTAAGTGCGTGCCTTGGCACATCCtacatgctgctgctccttatacatgtatatatgttaGAGGAGGAAGGTGATCAGAGTCCGGTGTTGGTCCCAGCACCAGTGTAACCTCTGCCGGGCCCGTCACGGTGCCCGGCGGGGCTTCCAAAAATGGATACCTGTGCTCCACACTGCTTGTGGTGACAATTTTGGGGATAGCCAGAGCACACCCCTCATGGGTGAGGCAGCCGGGCAGGGAAGGAGGCGGCGGTGTGGGCCCTGTGTGGTGACAGGGCCCTGGGCCTTGCCTGGCCCTCCCGCCCCGGAGGGGCCCAAACGCCAGAGCCGACGCTGGCAGAACCGTTCTGGCAAGGAAGAAATTAGTCCTTAGAGGCGTTTTTTTGCTCTGTTGGTGGCTTGTGACAGGGACGAGCCCCGTCCCCATTGCAGGAGGCCTCGGCGCTTCGCAAGCCCAGGCCGTACCCCGCGGCCGTTGCCACGGTAACAGCGCGGCGGGCCAGGCCCTCCCCAAGACTACAAGTCCCATCGGCCCTTGCGGCCCCTGCCCCACTCAGCGCGCATGCGCGTTCCTATCCGGCCGTGATTGGCCGGGGCGGAGGGAGCCAATAGGAGGCGGTGTTGTTGGGAGGACGGTGTTGTCAGGACGGGTTGAGGGCGATGGCGGCGCTGGGCCGCCTCTGGCCGCGGGCTGTTGGCGGCAGGTAACGGCGGTCGCCGTCTGCCCGGGGAGGGCTGAGGGCGGGCGGGGTGTGGTGTTACCCCCCAACCCCGGGGAGTGGGGGGCGAGcgggccctgggctgggggagggacGCGACAGGGTCAGCCCCCTCCCTCACGgctgaaaaaaagccctttattttcctgtcagCAGCAGCGTCCTACTCTCTCTTCTCacttctctggtttttttttttggtttttttttttcctttttcccgaagatttttcctgctgcagcaagCTGCAGCCTGCCCTTTCCAGCTCCGAACAGCCTCGGTCCTCTCAAGTTCCCTGGAGCTGCCTCTTGGAAGCCATCTCTCCTTCAAGCCCGCATGCATCAGTGCCGGCCTGGCGTCTTCCTGGAACCACCAACAAATCCGCACAAAAGCGCGTGGGAACGAGTATCAGCCCAACAACCGCAAGCGCAAACGAACCCACGGCTGGATCAAGCGCATCAGCACGCCGGCCGGCATCGAGGTTATCCTCCGACGCATGCTGAAGGGCAGAAAGTCCCTGAGCCACTGAAAGCTCTGCCTGCGAGGTGGATGTGGTGCGAGGCGAGCCCGAATCGAGACCCCGGCGAGCTGCCACGGCTTCGGAATTGAGCCAGCGCGAGGGTCTGTGCCAAGCAGCGGTGACCGACTGTCCCTCTCGTGTCGGGAATGTGTGAGGAACGGCGCCGGCTTGAGGCTGGCCTCCGAGGGCTTTGTTTAATGGCCTGCTTTTTAAATCGTAAAATTGTTGCTGCTTTGTAGGTGTGATTCAAAGATAAACTTGTGAAAACACAAGCTGTAATTAAAGCCTCAGCGACTGGCCTTGAACTTCTGGCGCTAATTGTTAATGCGATGCTTAACGGGGAGAGGAAAGCGGGCTTGTTCGGGGGGGTCGCGGCTGCTAGGGAGCCTTTGAAAGGATGGCACAAGCGCAGAATTGGGGCTGAGGGTGGAGGGAATTTGGGGTTTAGTTCGCATTGGCCAggccagcagcatctctgcctgctctgctcccctgtCCCCCCTGAGGTGCTTCAGGATCGGGGTCCTGGTTCTggactggggagggggtggaggggaggaatTGCCTTCTCCTGGCCGTTGTTCTCCCCGCGCTGTTAATTGCGGTTAATGAACAGCGCCTTCATTAACGCGGGCCAAGGGGAATAGAGGCACGGACTACATCTCCCAGCGTGCCCCGCGGCCGGCGCTACATCCGGGTCCTCCCGCCTtgcaccacccccccccccccccccccccggccttcCGAGCGGGCATTTCCTGCCTCAACCTAACCCTACGCTCCTCAGCGCCGCGCTGAGTGACGGGCGCGGCGCCCAATAAGAGACGAGGGTGGCGAGGCGTGGGCCAATAGAGACgcgcggggcgggcagcggagGCAGTGGGTGGGTTGAGGCGCGGCGAGCGGCGGGGGAGGGGCGGCTCCTCACGACTGGCGGCGGCGAAGATGGTAGGTGCCTCGCGCCCCCCGCCCGAAATGGCGGCACCCCCGGCCTGGTGCTGTGAGGGGAGCGCGGCCCGTGGGGCCCCGCCGCTGCAGCTCCGCCGGCCGCGTTTCGTTGCCCCACCCAGGCCGGGGaaggtgcggggggggggccgcggccgcctcAGGCCCTGCGAGGCCCTCACCCTCCGGTGTTCCTTCCCGGGGCCTCGGTGGAGgcgggagggcagcggggctgaGGGAGCCCCGGTCCGGGGCTGGGCACCCCGAGGTGGGTGGTGTCCCACCCTCTGGGGCGGGGTACGGGGGGCCGGGGCAccccgggcggggggggtgttgcGCGTCCCTAGCGATAgaggggtgcgggggggggggggttgctaCGCCCCGAGCCGAGGGTGTCCCGCACCCCAAGGGGTGGAGGGTTGTAGCACCCCAAGATGGCGGGGCTCCCCACCCCCAGGGATGGGGGAATAAGGCGGGTAGGGACACCCTAAGCTGGGGATGCACCTCTTctcttggggtgggggggggtgaggggggatgGGACACCTCAGGCTTGGGGGGGTTCCCCCTTTCTAGTATTTGAGGGGTGGCTGTGGTACTTCAGGGTGTGGGCTATTCCCCACCGTGGCTGGAGGGTGTGGGTCCCCCAGGGTGTGGGGTCTTCCCCACCCTCAGGGATGGGGGGCTGAGAGCAGCTGGGGCATTACCAGGGTGCAGGGTGTTTCCTCCGCCCCCAAGGCTGGGGGGCAGAAGGGGGAAATTGGAGCACCTCTGGGGTGTGGGGTgctcccctgtccccagggctgaTGTGCACtaagggggctgggggggttgTTCAATCCTTTCTGTGCCCCCTAAGCAGCAACAGGCACTTGGTCTGCTGCCTGAGCGTTCGGTGGTGGCTGTCATAGCCAAGAGGCTTCCagtctccctccttccctttgtagtgatgtaataattttttaaaaaagaggattttCCTTCTGCCCCTCCACAAGCTCAGTAACTATGGGAAAAGCAGTGGTGTCCCTGTGGTCTCCGTGTACAGGCGTACTGTGGCCAAGAGCTTAGGTAGCCCTTCCCAAGCCTGTGCTAGTCGTTTTCCTCTAACCCGTGTCCATGTGTGCATGCATCGTGCTGGGACAGAGCCCTGCTTTCAGCATCCGTGTGCTGGGCCTTGTCTTTCTGAGCGTTGTTACTGCAGTTCCTTTCAAAAGCTGAGAATGGGGCACGCGTGTatggtttttttcacctttctgcttTTAGATGGGGACTGTCGTCTTCCTAGGAAGCTGAGCACCCTTGTTGACACAGGAACAGTAGATGCATCTTATCTCTACTTCCCAAATCATAGAAGGAACCAGTGTTGTCTTCCGAGGTTGCATAATCGcacttgttttggttttttgggtttgcttttcccCAAAGGAAATGAGGCATCTGCTCAGTTTGGGTGTTGGTTTTTCATTTCCACGCAGGACGCTTCATCAGCTTCACTAGCTTGGCTAGGGTGCGCTTTCTTTGGTTAAAGAGTGGCAGAAGGCACGCAGGGGGAATGTTTCTTCATGCGACATTATGAGGGAGGTATGACTCGGTGTGCCTTGTGCGATAGGTGTGTAAACATGGCAGTGACCTACTGGGGCTTATTTATCTGGTGCCCTTGGAGCAGATAAGGATCATTGCACTTGGAGTATTGTCTGATTCTGAATATCCAGGAATATGACTCCAGGCAATTCCCCCAGGGGGCCTTTTCAATGATCTCTGAGATCGTGTCAGCAGATAGGCGCTGAAATGTGCCTGTATGCGGCAGGCAGGATTTTCATTATCAGAGGGATGGTCTGTGTCACTGACAGCCAGATTTCTCAGTTGAACTGGTGATAAGTGCTTAACGGGCTGACTGGAGCCTAGGTTGGAGAAATGTCTGTGCTCAGTCATTTTAGTGTCCCTGTTCTGCTCTAGCTAAGTTATGGCTGAGCAGTGGGGactgctggcagggctggagctggtcCACACAAgcgactgctggcctgaggaaggaaaggtggTGGCCAAGAGCCAGGGATGCTCGTGGCTGTTAGAGCTGAGGTCTCCAGGTGTTGTCTGAGTGTAGTAGCCCTCCTGCTTGTGAGTCTGCACTTACCTGGTATATATCCtgcttcaggtatttatattggagggcggggggggaaccATGCTCACCATTTAAATTGTATCTTGACTGataattttaacagtatttttgcaACTTACTGGACTTAACTCACACTGCTGTAAAAGTCCGTCAAAAGACTGCAGAATCCCTGGTGAGAGCTGTGATCCTGCTCGTCCAGCCGTTTTCCAGGGAAACGTGGGCTCTGCTAGACCAAATCCCCGACTGGAAAGTAGGGAATAGTCTAGCATGAGGAACTTGGGGTGAGCTGTAGCTTATTGAAGAGGTACTTGAAGCTGTGTGCTCCTAAATAAGACcagttattttccattcttgcAAGTGGTAATAAAACCAAGCAGTTGTCAGGCTTTTGCTGCAATAAAAGAAATCAAGGACATGTCTGTCTCTTTGTGCATTAGGCTGGTGTAGCAGAGCAGGTTATTTTGTCATAAAAAGCCTGCAAATTTAATGCAATGAGAAGGCAAGATGCTTTGAAATGTAACGGGATATTTTTAAAGATCCTCAATCCTTCTAAACAGAGTAATATAATTAGTTCGCTAATCGGTGCCGACTGTGGAAGTCGGTGAGAACAGATGAACAGAGAAATCCATTGGGGCAGGCGTGGGAAGAGCACAACGTGGTCCGAAACCAAGTGCTTCTGTGATAGCAGAGCCAGAAGATCCTGCCTTAATTCCGGAGCTCAGCCGTGATATAGACGTTATGCAGATGAGTGAGTGATGGACTCTGTCCTGGAGAAATTGCGACCAAAGGCAGTGAAGGCACAGGGAAGTAGTGTTGGTCCTGTGGAGGCTAAGACGGGCAAGAGAAATTTGCAATTTGCTCTTTGAACCCCAGTCCAGTATTTTAACAATATTATTTCTAAAACCAGGCATATAGGAAGGGTCGAATGTGGAAACTAGAATGTCAGTAGAGttctttttaagaacaaaagtatgaataatattttctggtttggctAATTATAGCtctttgttttgaattaaagTTGCAGcgttaataaaaataatggcttctatttaaatgaaaacaatgtcTTCCAGCCTAGCAGTTTTGTAGCAATAGTGTCCATTTATGTGTTGCTTCTAACGCTGAAATTAAATGACTTCTCATCTGCTGctttactgtcttttaaaattgcttatttATAAGGTGATGTGTGTCCTGGAGTAGAATCCTTTAGTGTTCAGTATAACAGACTTTGAATCTTTAAGCAAGTATCATTACGATACAGGTGTCTGGTCTGATGATTTAGAAGGGATGTCTCAGGgcctctctctcttctgcttatTGCACAGGTACATCTTGCATTTATTACCCATCTTCTCTTTACTTTAAAGACATTGCCGGGCATCTTCCTTTGTCTCTGCTGTGAGTAGAGCGGCTCCGACACACTCTTAAGCTCGGTTTTCTCCTGACCCCATAgtgttttcctcctgccctccttttTCACTTTGGAGAAGGAAATTCCTGTTTCATGCTGCTATGGCTTAATTAAACTGAGAGGGCTCTGCAGGGTTCCCGTGGCTGTTTAGCAAATAGCTCTGCTGGCCTGTGTGATCAACAGTTTTGTTGTGAGTGGTGATCTAACCACTTCCAGCAAAacttgggattattttttttgagGTACCAGTAGCCTTGATGTGTGTAGGGATGTGatccttcaaaaagaaaaataaagttgggCCAGGCAGATAAGCATGCGATAAGGATTGGGCTTTTGAGGCCGCGTAGGCTTTTGTTGCTCTGTGGAACCAGCCTTGGTCTTTGAAAAAGAATGTTAACTGGGAAGGCAAAAGAGCAACTAGTTTGATATGGTGTTGTATTCAAGGACTTCAGACATCAGCGTAGCTGTGGCAGATTTCTCATGTGATGTTGCGATTTGTGCTGGTAAATTACTGTGAATTCTGGTCAGCTACATCAGTGGTGTTTGTGTGGTGCAAATCTTCCTTCTGT belongs to Aquila chrysaetos chrysaetos chromosome 12, bAquChr1.4, whole genome shotgun sequence and includes:
- the MRPL34 gene encoding 39S ribosomal protein L34, mitochondrial, with the protein product MAALGRLWPRAVGGRFFLLQQAAACPFQLRTASVLSSSLELPLGSHLSFKPACISAGLASSWNHQQIRTKARGNEYQPNNRKRKRTHGWIKRISTPAGIEVILRRMLKGRKSLSH